Proteins co-encoded in one Pseudomonas beijingensis genomic window:
- a CDS encoding dermonecrotic toxin domain-containing protein, translating to MTTETTPLLFPEILNATRLDELNALHRLTQADLDWLHHVALPSHTQRAAQTPPMAAETILLQADNKVPIPLAGCFTLKALPDSDVKPAFLYTPDRGIRKFNDSHALENKIDEMLQDTAGRDDLFRYLSISQRSELNSTNDITQTSQIINADVFKAQIEAIEYAQSLNALAMVDELIKLPTLTSMLDQALNEQLPNFDQRQARVALRKGVPLGDTHAIPVTESIALSDAVLVYFHHQGWPAGHDVDLTHPGTSTHTAQQWEGIIKATARNLIPTLSQYINTYWQANSPFHRSRRDFLARVIRDALRAAILIAREKGQLTEAQNQELLRLFRPSRRDEPLLFIETIRLWEYQPHFVELAGSLMISGKDHYLYTPNHGLQKVANYLGFKDALLNTPAHTEPRQALYNLLSLEERNRFLRFDQPQVSGESVDLPVAETLADGIIAKQLDNLHYALEMSRQGDVNLHSLIDKALDIRTLINKSLLDQKTDGHWGTRPAFYGELRPSNFMADQLERKIKSYTDVEDTFHTRFIQLPPANTAALQSGLDKLLPELTNAFSLGLRAEAELRERDGTLPAAAHDLIRNVFAHDADHPDRTQRLGVRGFRPDVYSLKLTCHAEGRAVSLRLPNCFLLTERGGLDTPYSGMAILWSPTSGLQAFTSVDLATEQLNKNLLNTRKRFAWLSNLAPAQRIPHGRYQLQAYELLEDNVLVNRMKSFIEQFKAERSYLSTLKVGDWKLSGSALRNSLDALLAKGAPTNLKRAVDIAQANRRQQKLPAWLGTASLEDRRLHIELLEQYKNSVVDAKDYLDGIEPLRTHVHKKLRALLDARFPGKNLDPDTLQITPNLAVVGPASALTDFALNHVDVTRNGFKVSSTAPRKLPDGLNETAVRQILSSLDISTAYKTQVVDTLSGSGAPVQQRKRRFRQQLPWQLLQHAHARHLQQHLSSKAFDLIRQVLDMPDAIARSAVEGASALFRPVELIKTGGAAAVKALGLYLVGSSAQATNPLVLYSPYHSGHCFTEFKDEASVVAAFNTPGALQDLLIRRLPENQQAIFRNLFASTLGHLSEITLGSNPIRTNLLDTLFDDNTKLLAELLSSQAQDKRQFDWTTALHLFSSGIRLVGRQLPGKLTFIETLWESYQDFKASSEALQAHDWKTGLHNFIAGAAEMVSLGLLNRDDTFGLLDPVGPALPSVPSTLNWKDIASTGQLRTDLGVFEATGVSLSDLQRNLAEGTYKAIENGKLYIPLAGKVFQVAKADQAWRIIHEHGEGPLLKKSSDGRTWGIDPQRQTVRFGKAGSKMAITYSDFKAKGSLNIEARGMAEIRRKYPHRANAIVQALETARFYSFNALYNLHQLKQQVLPGSRLDRYLKLFFGVSSVDARLISKIETAISPICQALADPSWELQNADRIVIGNLKYLEDRATAFVLEPAAVGRIYLTQFFFDMGLDWYKSVVPDTFNVDAHAQGATFIHEISHQLFNTFDIAYLDSVLPFLDLISTATYLGQIQYDKQKDLQLNGLSLTTPKPKLFTQWDSADNTDKKVELLPLYKETTQEILKITGAKTMDHARDAFLDPILPDKRIDVILRNADSITLLICELGRQLDVRPSRQLAVQ from the coding sequence ATGACCACTGAAACCACGCCACTGCTATTTCCCGAGATATTGAACGCCACTCGCCTGGATGAGTTGAACGCGCTTCATAGGCTGACCCAGGCCGACCTCGACTGGTTGCACCATGTCGCCCTGCCCAGCCATACGCAACGTGCGGCGCAGACGCCGCCGATGGCCGCCGAAACGATTCTGCTCCAAGCCGACAACAAGGTGCCGATCCCATTGGCCGGCTGCTTTACCCTCAAGGCCCTGCCAGATAGCGACGTCAAGCCCGCCTTCCTTTACACACCGGACAGAGGGATCCGCAAATTCAACGACTCGCACGCCCTCGAAAACAAGATCGATGAGATGCTGCAGGACACCGCGGGGCGCGACGATCTTTTTCGCTACCTGTCGATTTCCCAGCGCAGCGAACTGAACAGCACAAACGACATCACCCAAACCAGCCAGATCATCAACGCAGACGTTTTCAAGGCGCAGATCGAAGCCATCGAATACGCCCAGAGCCTCAATGCCCTGGCCATGGTGGATGAGCTGATCAAACTGCCCACACTGACCTCAATGCTGGACCAGGCGTTGAACGAACAGCTGCCCAACTTCGATCAACGACAGGCCCGCGTAGCCCTGCGCAAAGGCGTCCCGCTGGGCGATACCCACGCAATCCCAGTCACTGAAAGCATTGCGCTGAGCGACGCCGTGCTGGTGTACTTCCACCATCAGGGCTGGCCCGCCGGGCATGACGTCGACCTGACTCACCCCGGCACGAGCACACACACAGCGCAACAATGGGAAGGCATCATCAAGGCCACGGCCAGGAACCTGATCCCCACACTCAGCCAATACATCAATACCTACTGGCAGGCGAACAGCCCGTTCCACCGGTCGCGCCGCGACTTTCTTGCCCGGGTCATTCGTGACGCATTGCGGGCCGCGATCCTGATCGCGCGCGAGAAAGGGCAACTGACCGAAGCGCAAAACCAGGAACTGCTTCGCCTGTTCAGGCCCTCCCGTCGGGACGAACCACTGCTGTTCATCGAAACGATTCGTCTCTGGGAATATCAACCGCACTTCGTCGAATTGGCCGGTTCGTTGATGATCAGCGGCAAGGACCATTACCTCTACACCCCCAACCACGGCCTGCAAAAAGTCGCCAATTACCTGGGTTTCAAGGACGCGTTGCTCAACACCCCCGCCCACACCGAGCCCAGGCAAGCGCTCTACAACCTCTTGAGCCTGGAGGAACGTAACCGTTTCCTGCGCTTCGACCAGCCGCAAGTGTCAGGCGAATCAGTGGACTTGCCGGTGGCCGAGACCCTGGCTGACGGGATCATTGCCAAGCAACTGGACAATCTTCACTACGCGCTGGAAATGTCCCGCCAGGGCGACGTCAACCTCCACTCACTCATCGACAAGGCGCTGGATATCCGCACCTTGATCAACAAAAGCCTGCTGGATCAGAAAACCGATGGGCATTGGGGCACGCGACCGGCGTTTTACGGAGAGCTGCGACCGTCCAACTTCATGGCCGACCAACTGGAGAGGAAGATCAAGAGCTACACCGATGTCGAAGACACTTTTCACACCCGCTTCATCCAGTTGCCGCCCGCCAACACGGCCGCGCTGCAAAGCGGGCTGGACAAGCTGCTGCCTGAACTGACCAACGCTTTCTCACTGGGCCTGCGCGCCGAGGCCGAACTCAGAGAACGTGACGGAACGCTACCGGCAGCCGCCCATGACTTGATCAGGAACGTTTTCGCCCATGACGCCGACCACCCGGACCGTACGCAGCGCCTGGGCGTCAGAGGCTTTCGACCGGATGTCTATTCGTTGAAGCTGACGTGCCACGCTGAGGGGCGCGCGGTTTCCCTGCGCCTGCCCAACTGCTTTTTACTGACCGAGCGCGGCGGTCTGGATACCCCCTACTCGGGCATGGCCATCCTTTGGTCCCCCACCAGCGGCCTACAGGCTTTTACGAGCGTCGACCTGGCCACGGAGCAGTTGAACAAGAATCTGCTGAACACTCGAAAACGCTTTGCCTGGCTGTCGAACCTGGCGCCCGCGCAACGCATACCCCACGGACGCTACCAGCTCCAGGCCTATGAACTGCTGGAAGACAATGTGCTGGTCAATCGGATGAAGTCGTTCATCGAACAGTTCAAGGCCGAGCGCAGTTACTTGAGCACATTAAAAGTTGGGGATTGGAAACTCAGCGGATCGGCGTTGCGCAACAGTCTCGACGCCTTGCTGGCCAAAGGCGCACCCACCAACCTGAAGCGCGCCGTGGACATCGCCCAAGCCAACAGGCGACAACAGAAACTGCCCGCCTGGCTCGGCACGGCGTCCCTGGAAGATCGACGCTTGCATATCGAACTGCTCGAGCAATACAAGAACAGCGTGGTCGATGCCAAGGACTACCTGGACGGTATCGAGCCATTGCGCACCCACGTGCATAAAAAGCTCAGGGCGTTACTGGACGCACGCTTCCCTGGAAAAAACCTCGACCCCGACACCCTCCAGATCACACCGAACCTTGCCGTCGTGGGGCCGGCCAGCGCCTTGACCGACTTTGCCTTGAACCACGTCGATGTGACCCGAAACGGCTTCAAGGTTTCGTCGACCGCCCCGCGCAAACTGCCTGACGGCTTGAACGAGACGGCGGTCAGGCAAATATTGTCGTCATTGGATATTTCCACCGCCTATAAAACACAGGTCGTGGACACGCTTTCCGGCTCTGGCGCGCCAGTCCAGCAAAGGAAGCGCCGGTTCCGTCAACAATTACCCTGGCAACTGCTGCAACACGCTCACGCACGGCACCTACAGCAACATCTCTCCAGCAAGGCCTTCGACCTGATTCGCCAGGTACTGGATATGCCGGACGCCATAGCCCGCAGTGCGGTTGAAGGCGCCAGCGCGCTGTTTCGCCCCGTGGAGCTGATCAAGACCGGCGGCGCGGCGGCGGTCAAGGCATTGGGGCTCTACCTGGTGGGTTCGAGCGCCCAGGCAACCAACCCCCTTGTCCTGTATTCCCCTTATCACTCGGGTCATTGCTTCACCGAGTTCAAGGACGAAGCGAGCGTGGTCGCGGCCTTCAACACGCCCGGCGCGCTCCAGGACCTGCTGATCCGCCGGCTTCCCGAGAACCAGCAAGCCATTTTCAGGAACCTGTTCGCCTCGACACTTGGGCACCTTTCGGAAATCACCCTGGGTTCCAACCCTATCCGCACCAACCTGCTCGACACGCTGTTCGATGACAACACGAAGTTGCTGGCAGAGCTGTTGAGTTCCCAGGCGCAGGACAAGCGCCAATTCGACTGGACCACTGCCTTGCACCTGTTCAGCTCGGGCATCCGGTTAGTGGGAAGACAGTTGCCGGGCAAACTGACGTTCATAGAGACGCTGTGGGAAAGCTACCAGGACTTCAAGGCGTCTTCCGAGGCCCTGCAAGCGCATGACTGGAAAACCGGCTTGCACAACTTCATCGCCGGCGCCGCCGAGATGGTGTCGCTGGGCCTGCTCAATCGCGACGATACATTCGGCCTGCTCGATCCCGTTGGACCGGCCTTGCCGAGTGTCCCGTCGACGCTCAACTGGAAGGACATCGCTTCCACCGGTCAACTGCGTACCGACCTGGGCGTCTTCGAAGCCACGGGTGTCAGCCTATCTGACCTGCAAAGAAACCTGGCTGAGGGAACGTACAAAGCCATAGAAAACGGCAAGCTTTATATCCCCTTGGCCGGCAAAGTCTTTCAAGTGGCAAAAGCCGACCAAGCCTGGCGAATCATTCATGAGCACGGTGAAGGGCCGTTGTTGAAAAAGTCCTCGGACGGCCGGACATGGGGGATCGACCCACAGCGCCAAACCGTCCGTTTTGGCAAGGCTGGGTCGAAGATGGCTATTACCTATAGCGACTTCAAAGCCAAAGGTTCATTGAATATTGAAGCGCGAGGCATGGCTGAGATACGTCGGAAATATCCGCACCGGGCAAATGCAATCGTGCAGGCGCTGGAGACGGCGCGGTTCTACTCGTTCAATGCCCTGTACAATCTCCATCAACTCAAGCAACAGGTTCTTCCGGGCTCTCGACTGGACAGATACCTTAAACTGTTTTTTGGTGTCAGCAGCGTCGACGCCCGTCTTATCAGCAAAATAGAGACAGCAATCTCGCCGATATGCCAGGCATTGGCCGATCCCTCCTGGGAACTGCAAAATGCGGACCGCATCGTTATCGGCAACCTCAAATACCTGGAGGACAGGGCGACTGCGTTCGTTCTCGAACCGGCGGCGGTGGGAAGAATCTACCTCACCCAGTTTTTCTTCGACATGGGACTGGATTGGTACAAGTCCGTCGTGCCCGACACCTTTAATGTCGATGCCCATGCCCAGGGAGCGACCTTCATCCATGAAATTTCCCATCAGTTGTTCAATACCTTTGACATCGCCTATCTGGACTCGGTACTGCCATTCCTCGACTTGATTTCAACAGCGACTTATCTAGGGCAAATACAATACGACAAGCAAAAGGACCTGCAGCTCAACGGACTTTCGCTGACCACCCCAAAACCCAAACTGTTCACGCAATGGGATAGCGCAGACAACACCGACAAGAAGGTGGAGCTGCTGCCTTTATACAAAGAGACAACTCAGGAGATCCTGAAGATAACCGGCGCCAAAACCATGGATCACGCTCGCGATGCTTTTCTGGATCCGATTTTGCCGGACAAGCGCATCGACGTCATACTTCGCAACGCCGACTCGATCACGCTCTTGATTTGCGAATTAGGGCGGCAACTCGATGTGCGCCCTTCCCGGCAACTTGCGGTGCAGTGA
- a CDS encoding Ldh family oxidoreductase → MSAPSDHAASCTLSFDALVSLLEKIFLRHGTSTDVARCLAENCAGAERDGAHSHGVFRLPGYVSTLNSGWVNGKAVPVVEDVASGFVAVDAGNGFAQPALAAARPLLVEKARSAGIAVLAIRNSHHFAALWPDVEPFAYEGLVALSVVNSMTCVVPHGADRPLFGTNPIAFAAPRADGEPIVFDLATSAIAHGDVQIAARKGELLPPGMGVDSLGQPTRDPKAILEGGALLPFGGHKGSALSMMVELLAAALTGGNFSFEFDWSNHPGAKTPWTGQLLIVIDPSKAAGQDFAERSRELVRQMHGVGLRRLPGDRRHRERSKANEQGITLDEQTLAQLRELAGI, encoded by the coding sequence ATGTCTGCGCCATCCGATCATGCCGCTTCTTGCACCCTGTCCTTCGATGCTCTGGTGAGCTTGCTGGAGAAGATTTTCCTGCGTCATGGCACGTCGACCGACGTCGCCCGGTGCCTTGCTGAAAACTGCGCCGGGGCCGAGCGCGACGGTGCCCATAGCCATGGGGTGTTTCGCCTGCCCGGTTATGTCTCGACGCTGAACAGTGGTTGGGTCAATGGCAAGGCCGTGCCAGTGGTCGAAGACGTGGCGTCAGGGTTCGTCGCGGTGGATGCCGGTAATGGCTTTGCCCAGCCAGCCTTGGCTGCGGCGCGGCCATTGCTGGTGGAAAAGGCCCGCAGCGCCGGCATCGCCGTCCTGGCCATTCGCAATTCCCATCACTTCGCGGCGCTCTGGCCGGATGTCGAGCCGTTTGCCTACGAGGGCCTGGTGGCGTTGAGCGTGGTCAACAGCATGACGTGCGTGGTGCCCCATGGCGCGGATCGTCCATTGTTCGGCACCAACCCCATCGCCTTTGCCGCGCCACGAGCCGACGGTGAGCCGATTGTCTTCGACCTGGCGACCAGCGCCATCGCCCACGGCGATGTGCAGATTGCCGCGCGCAAGGGCGAGTTGCTGCCGCCGGGCATGGGGGTGGATAGCCTTGGCCAACCGACCCGCGATCCCAAGGCGATTCTCGAAGGCGGCGCGCTCCTGCCGTTTGGTGGGCACAAGGGTTCGGCGCTGTCGATGATGGTCGAGTTACTGGCGGCCGCCCTGACAGGCGGGAATTTTTCCTTCGAGTTCGACTGGAGCAATCATCCGGGCGCCAAGACGCCATGGACCGGCCAGCTGTTGATCGTGATCGACCCCAGCAAGGCCGCCGGGCAAGACTTCGCCGAGCGCAGCCGGGAACTGGTCAGGCAGATGCATGGCGTCGGGCTGCGGCGGTTGCCGGGCGACCGTCGTCATCGCGAGCGCAGCAAGGCCAATGAGCAGGGGATTACCCTGGATGAGCAGACATTGGCGCAGTTGCGGGAATTGGCGGGCATTTGA
- a CDS encoding GntR family transcriptional regulator, which produces MSKPGQTVLVALRKMIASGELAAGERLMEIPTAELFGVSRMPVRMAFRTLEQEGLLVRFGGRGFQVRSVSAEQIAGAVEVRGVLEGLAARQTAEHGLSEEARAILEQCLVQGDELFAKGYVTEDDLEVYHDLNMRFHQVIVEGSHNPAIADALARNDHLPFASVTALAVDRQNMAGEFRRFNYAHMQHHSVFDALINRQSGRAEAIMREHANATLRYAEVFGSALADERMTVILRSE; this is translated from the coding sequence ATGAGTAAGCCCGGCCAAACGGTGCTGGTTGCGCTGCGCAAGATGATCGCCTCGGGTGAGCTGGCCGCTGGCGAGCGCTTGATGGAAATCCCCACGGCCGAGTTGTTCGGCGTTTCGCGCATGCCGGTGCGCATGGCGTTCCGCACCCTGGAGCAGGAAGGGCTGCTGGTGCGTTTTGGCGGGCGAGGGTTCCAGGTGCGTTCGGTCAGCGCCGAGCAAATCGCCGGGGCCGTGGAGGTACGTGGCGTGCTGGAGGGCCTGGCGGCACGGCAGACGGCCGAGCATGGTTTGTCTGAAGAAGCGCGCGCGATACTCGAGCAATGCCTGGTGCAGGGCGATGAACTGTTCGCCAAAGGTTATGTGACCGAGGATGACCTGGAGGTCTATCACGACCTCAACATGCGCTTTCATCAGGTGATTGTCGAAGGCAGCCACAACCCGGCGATCGCCGACGCCCTGGCGCGCAACGATCATCTGCCATTCGCCTCAGTCACCGCCCTGGCGGTGGACCGCCAGAACATGGCCGGCGAGTTTCGCCGCTTCAACTATGCCCACATGCAACACCATTCCGTGTTCGACGCACTGATCAATCGTCAGAGCGGCCGTGCCGAGGCGATCATGCGCGAGCATGCCAATGCGACCCTGCGCTACGCCGAAGTGTTCGGCTCGGCATTGGCTGACGAGCGGATGACGGTGATTCTGCGTTCGGAGTAA
- a CDS encoding PDR/VanB family oxidoreductase, whose translation MIEVQVTARHNEALDICSYELTRVDGEPLPAFTAGAHVDVHLPGGLIRQYSLCNHPEERHRYLIGVLKDPASRGGSRSLHEQIQPGMRLHISEPRNLFSLAPHARRSLLFAGGIGITPILCMAEHLAQSGATFELHYCARSRDRAAFVERLLQAPYADRVFLHFDEEPETLLDAARVLAAPDNDLHLYVCGPGGFMQHVLDTAKGQGWQEDRLHREYFAAAPTDTRADGSFSVKLARSGEVFDVPADRSVVQVLESHGIEIPISCEQGVCGTCLTRVLEGVPEHRDMFLTEAEQACNDQFTPCCSRSKTPMLVLDL comes from the coding sequence ATGATCGAAGTCCAGGTCACGGCGCGACACAACGAAGCCCTCGATATCTGTAGCTACGAACTGACCCGTGTCGACGGCGAGCCATTGCCGGCCTTCACCGCCGGTGCCCATGTCGACGTGCACTTGCCCGGTGGGCTGATTCGCCAGTACTCGCTGTGCAATCATCCCGAGGAACGGCATCGCTACCTCATTGGCGTGCTCAAGGACCCGGCGTCCCGCGGTGGTTCGCGCAGCTTGCACGAACAGATCCAGCCCGGCATGCGCTTGCACATCAGCGAACCACGCAACCTGTTCTCGCTTGCTCCCCACGCCCGACGCAGCCTGCTGTTTGCCGGAGGCATCGGCATTACGCCAATCCTGTGCATGGCCGAGCACCTGGCCCAGAGCGGTGCGACGTTCGAGCTGCATTACTGTGCCCGCTCCCGAGACCGTGCGGCCTTTGTCGAACGCCTGCTCCAAGCCCCTTACGCTGACCGGGTGTTTCTGCATTTCGATGAAGAACCAGAAACCCTGCTGGACGCCGCCAGGGTGTTGGCCGCACCCGATAACGACCTGCATCTCTACGTGTGCGGGCCCGGTGGTTTCATGCAGCACGTGCTCGACACCGCCAAGGGCCAGGGCTGGCAGGAAGACCGCCTGCACCGCGAATACTTCGCCGCCGCCCCTACCGACACCCGCGCCGACGGCAGTTTTTCAGTCAAGCTCGCGCGCAGCGGCGAGGTGTTCGACGTGCCGGCGGACCGCAGCGTGGTGCAGGTGCTGGAGAGCCATGGCATCGAGATTCCGATCTCATGCGAACAAGGCGTGTGCGGCACCTGCCTGACGCGGGTGCTGGAAGGTGTGCCGGAACATCGGGACATGTTTCTGACCGAAGCTGAGCAGGCCTGCAACGACCAGTTCACCCCATGTTGCTCCAGATCGAAGACCCCGATGTTGGTGCTAGACCTCTAA
- a CDS encoding aromatic ring-hydroxylating oxygenase subunit alpha, with product MYPKNAWYVACTPDEIADKPLGRQICGEKMVFYRGHAGKVAAVEDFCPHRGAPLSLGYVENGNLVCGYHGLVMGGDGKTVEMPGQRVRGFPCNKTFAVQERYGFIWVWPGDQALADPALIHHLEWAESDEWAYGGGLFHIQCDYRLMIDNLMDLTHETYVHASSIGQKEIDEAPPVTTVEGDEVVTARHMENIMAPPFWRMALRGNNLADDVPVDRWQICRFTPPSHVLIEVGVAHAGNGGYHAAPQFKASSIVVDFITPETETSIWYFWGMARHFQPQDEALTASIREGQGKIFSEDLEMLERQQRNLLDHPQRNLLKLNIDAGGVQSRRVLERWIAREREPQAGLIASSHQPQPAEQRP from the coding sequence ATGTACCCCAAAAACGCCTGGTACGTTGCCTGCACCCCCGATGAAATCGCCGACAAACCCCTGGGTCGCCAGATTTGTGGTGAAAAGATGGTTTTCTACCGGGGGCATGCAGGCAAGGTCGCAGCCGTGGAAGACTTCTGTCCCCATCGCGGCGCCCCGCTTTCCTTGGGGTACGTCGAAAACGGCAACCTGGTATGCGGCTATCACGGGTTGGTGATGGGTGGTGATGGCAAGACCGTCGAGATGCCGGGGCAACGGGTACGGGGATTCCCCTGCAACAAGACCTTTGCGGTGCAGGAACGGTATGGCTTCATTTGGGTCTGGCCCGGTGACCAGGCGCTGGCGGACCCGGCACTGATCCATCACCTGGAATGGGCTGAAAGCGATGAATGGGCCTACGGTGGTGGCCTGTTCCACATCCAGTGCGATTATCGCCTGATGATCGACAACCTGATGGACCTGACCCACGAAACCTATGTCCACGCCTCGAGCATCGGCCAGAAGGAAATCGACGAGGCGCCGCCGGTGACCACCGTCGAAGGTGATGAAGTGGTCACCGCCCGGCATATGGAAAACATCATGGCCCCGCCGTTCTGGCGCATGGCCTTGCGCGGCAACAACCTGGCCGATGACGTGCCGGTGGACCGCTGGCAGATCTGCCGTTTCACCCCGCCCAGCCATGTGTTGATCGAAGTGGGCGTGGCCCACGCCGGCAACGGCGGTTATCACGCCGCGCCGCAATTCAAGGCGTCGAGCATCGTGGTGGATTTCATCACGCCGGAAACCGAAACCTCGATCTGGTATTTCTGGGGCATGGCCCGGCACTTCCAACCGCAGGATGAAGCCCTCACCGCGTCCATTCGCGAAGGCCAAGGCAAGATTTTCAGCGAAGACCTGGAAATGCTCGAACGCCAGCAGCGCAACCTGCTGGACCACCCGCAGCGCAACTTGCTCAAGCTCAACATCGATGCCGGCGGCGTGCAGTCCCGGCGGGTGCTGGAGCGCTGGATCGCACGGGAGCGCGAGCCTCAAGCCGGCTTGATCGCCAGCAGTCATCAGCCGCAACCGGCGGAGCAACGGCCATGA
- a CDS encoding GlcG/HbpS family heme-binding protein, which yields MKTKAVLTEQDVAQLLVAAKELAHQRQWAVSVCVVDDGGHPLGLLRLDDASPLSAYIATEKARTAAMGRRDSKVFEDMINGGRYAFLSAPHLQGMLEGGVAIRHDGQCIGAIGVSGVKAEQDAELARLAVETVLPVITPDA from the coding sequence ATGAAGACCAAAGCGGTACTCACTGAGCAGGACGTTGCGCAATTGCTGGTGGCGGCCAAGGAGCTGGCTCACCAGCGTCAATGGGCGGTGTCGGTTTGTGTGGTGGATGACGGGGGACATCCCCTCGGGCTGCTGCGCCTGGACGATGCCTCGCCGTTATCGGCCTACATCGCCACCGAAAAAGCCCGCACGGCTGCCATGGGCCGGCGCGACAGCAAGGTGTTCGAGGACATGATCAATGGCGGTCGCTACGCGTTTCTCAGTGCTCCGCATCTGCAGGGCATGCTGGAGGGAGGGGTGGCGATCCGCCATGACGGCCAGTGCATTGGGGCTATCGGGGTGTCTGGGGTCAAGGCTGAGCAGGATGCTGAATTGGCTCGTTTGGCGGTGGAGACGGTATTGCCGGTGATCACTCCGGATGCCTGA
- a CDS encoding AraC family transcriptional regulator, translating to MTARNWIDLKQDATSGIETVRAHFEGHAYDPHWHDTYLVGVTEQGVQQFHCRRQQHNSTPGKVFLLEPGELHDGNAPHDHGFTYRTLYLEPQWLERELRSLFDVAPDNAQLGFAATLTDDARLASATALAFQSLHEQEIRIVRQTALDTLLANLTQHLHWRARINPDPRLPLVAQQARDYLHSHLSDDVGLDDLARVTGVDRFRLSRAFKAAFGLAPHAYLIQLRLARARRLLASGESAGTVAAMLGFADQSHLGRWFQRAYRLSPADYRKRCSIVPD from the coding sequence ATGACAGCGCGCAACTGGATCGATCTCAAGCAGGACGCCACGTCCGGTATCGAGACCGTGCGTGCGCATTTCGAGGGTCATGCCTATGATCCCCATTGGCATGACACCTACCTGGTGGGAGTGACCGAGCAGGGCGTGCAGCAGTTTCATTGCCGCCGCCAGCAGCACAACAGCACGCCGGGCAAGGTGTTCCTGCTTGAGCCCGGTGAGTTGCATGACGGCAACGCGCCCCATGACCACGGGTTTACCTACCGCACGTTGTACCTGGAACCCCAATGGTTGGAGCGCGAGTTGCGTTCCTTGTTCGACGTAGCGCCGGACAACGCCCAATTGGGGTTCGCCGCCACCTTGACCGACGATGCGCGGCTGGCGAGTGCCACGGCCTTGGCCTTCCAGAGCCTGCATGAGCAGGAGATCCGCATCGTGCGCCAAACGGCCCTCGATACCTTGTTGGCCAACCTGACCCAACACCTGCACTGGCGAGCACGGATCAACCCCGACCCGCGGTTGCCATTGGTGGCGCAGCAAGCCCGGGATTATCTGCACAGCCACCTGAGCGACGACGTCGGCCTGGATGACCTGGCGCGGGTCACCGGCGTGGATCGTTTTCGCCTGAGCCGTGCGTTCAAGGCCGCTTTCGGCCTGGCGCCCCATGCCTATCTGATCCAGTTGCGCCTGGCCCGGGCCCGGCGTTTGCTGGCTTCTGGCGAGAGTGCCGGTACGGTGGCGGCCATGCTCGGTTTTGCCGACCAGAGCCACTTGGGCCGCTGGTTCCAGCGCGCCTATCGCCTGAGCCCGGCGGACTACCGTAAGCGCTGCTCAATTGTTCCAGACTGA
- a CDS encoding LysE family translocator has product MDQLLPFALFAFVASITPGPTNILVLSHSSRFGLATTLPIILGACAAAALLVLLVGTGLGDVLARHATLQTLLSWAGIAWLSWMAWQIFRAPAQAIDPDRPVEGPRLGLAGAAGLQLVNPKTWMMALAVVSVFAGAEADRTVRVLWLSLAFFAISIPCMTVWAYLGRGAARFCRSAVAMGRFNRVMAVMLLVSAWLTLVM; this is encoded by the coding sequence ATGGACCAGTTACTGCCGTTTGCCCTATTCGCGTTTGTCGCCTCCATCACCCCGGGTCCGACCAATATCCTGGTGCTGAGCCATAGCTCGCGCTTCGGCCTGGCAACCACCTTGCCGATCATCCTCGGCGCCTGTGCTGCAGCGGCCTTGCTGGTGCTTCTGGTCGGCACCGGGCTGGGGGATGTGCTGGCGCGTCATGCCACGCTTCAAACACTGCTCTCATGGGCGGGCATCGCCTGGCTGAGTTGGATGGCCTGGCAGATTTTCCGCGCACCGGCCCAGGCCATCGACCCGGACCGCCCGGTGGAAGGCCCGCGCCTGGGCCTGGCGGGGGCGGCCGGGTTGCAATTGGTGAACCCGAAAACCTGGATGATGGCGTTGGCGGTGGTCAGCGTCTTTGCGGGGGCCGAGGCCGACCGGACCGTGCGGGTCCTCTGGCTGTCCCTGGCGTTCTTCGCCATTTCCATCCCCTGCATGACCGTCTGGGCCTACCTGGGCCGCGGCGCCGCACGGTTCTGCCGTTCCGCCGTGGCGATGGGGCGGTTCAATCGGGTCATGGCGGTGATGCTGCTGGTGTCGGCGTGGTTGACGTTGGTGATGTAG